Part of the Desulfurellaceae bacterium genome, ACCTCGGGACTGCCCAGTTCCGCCCGGTGGAAATCGGTCTCGCACAGCAGGACCGCGCCGAGTTCGGGCTCGTTCAGCCGACGAAAAAAGTCCGCATAGCGACAGCCGGTCACATTAA contains:
- a CDS encoding L-2-amino-thiazoline-4-carboxylic acid hydrolase is translated as NVTGCRYADFFRRLNEPELGAVLLCETDFHRAELGSPEVELHRSQTIMEGARTCDFRYRMKSTKPSQD